Proteins from a genomic interval of Ndongobacter massiliensis:
- a CDS encoding ABC transporter ATP-binding protein: MKTNKVPMLQIRNLTKVFFPGTSNEKIGLDHLDLELERGDFVTLLGSNGAGKSTLFNAICGMFEVDDGVILLDGEDITYERDYKRALQINRIFQDPQMGTAPNLTIAENLALAYTRKAAPSLFPLNKKDYKFFYELLCSLDMGLELRMDTKIGLLSGGQRQAVSLVMEIISEPKLLLLDEHTAALDPQTSKRIIELTNRFVGKAGVTTMMITHNITDALENGNRTLVLSAGRIIGDYTVEERKALTPEELRAWYD, from the coding sequence ATGAAGACGAATAAGGTGCCAATGCTGCAAATTCGCAATTTGACGAAAGTCTTTTTCCCGGGGACGTCCAATGAAAAAATCGGATTGGATCATTTGGATTTAGAGTTGGAGCGTGGCGATTTTGTGACGCTTTTGGGCTCAAACGGTGCGGGCAAGAGCACGCTGTTCAATGCCATCTGCGGCATGTTTGAAGTCGATGACGGCGTGATTCTTTTGGACGGAGAAGACATTACGTATGAGCGGGATTACAAACGCGCATTGCAAATCAACCGCATTTTTCAGGATCCGCAGATGGGAACGGCGCCCAATTTGACGATTGCGGAAAATCTCGCGCTTGCTTACACAAGAAAAGCTGCGCCTTCGCTGTTTCCACTCAACAAGAAAGACTATAAATTTTTCTATGAATTGCTCTGTTCACTGGATATGGGGCTGGAACTGCGCATGGATACAAAAATCGGCTTGCTCTCCGGCGGACAGCGTCAAGCGGTGTCTTTGGTCATGGAAATTATTTCGGAACCGAAGCTGCTGCTCCTCGATGAGCATACGGCGGCGCTGGATCCGCAGACGTCGAAGCGCATCATCGAGCTCACGAATCGATTTGTCGGAAAAGCCGGCGTGACGACGATGATGATTACGCACAATATCACCGATGCGCTGGAGAACGGGAACCGGACTTTGGTGCTTTCCGCCGGGCGCATCATCGGAGATTACACCGTTGAAGAACGGAAAGCACTCACACCAGAGGAATTGCGCGCCTGGTACGATTAA
- a CDS encoding GNAT family N-acetyltransferase, whose protein sequence is MKNNGIENSVSYAVLQLRHATMADLPAIHALFVQAQAYMFREGNTEQWRCLPARSVLETDIAKNELYVYTQSVAGEEVLEGAFVLQQGSCPAYEKIEAGAWPTKGPYISLHRVVSSGRVKRLFDRICAYAFTMADEVRIDTHEKNISMRRALQRNGFTYCGIIHLPDGGARRAYIGFYKEIS, encoded by the coding sequence ATGAAAAATAATGGAATAGAAAATTCAGTGTCATACGCTGTCTTGCAACTACGTCACGCCACTATGGCCGATCTACCGGCGATCCATGCCCTTTTCGTCCAAGCACAGGCCTATATGTTCCGTGAAGGCAATACAGAGCAATGGCGTTGTCTGCCGGCGCGCTCCGTATTGGAAACGGACATTGCGAAAAACGAGCTCTATGTATATACTCAATCCGTTGCCGGCGAGGAAGTCTTGGAAGGCGCCTTTGTTCTTCAGCAGGGCAGCTGTCCCGCTTATGAAAAAATTGAAGCGGGCGCATGGCCGACAAAGGGTCCTTATATCTCACTACACCGCGTCGTGAGTTCCGGACGGGTAAAACGACTCTTCGACCGAATATGCGCCTATGCTTTTACGATGGCTGATGAAGTACGTATTGATACGCACGAAAAAAATATATCCATGCGTCGGGCATTACAGCGAAACGGCTTCACCTATTGTGGCATTATTCACCTGCCCGACGGCGGCGCACGACGCGCTTATATTGGATTTTATAAGGAGATTTCATGA
- a CDS encoding DUF368 domain-containing protein yields MKNTNCEPLSAPNATPSLKNILIRLVKGILIGIGAILPGLSGGVLSVIFGVYDPMIRFLSHIRHRFKENVFYFLPIGVGGLLGVLLFSVVVVAAFGRFQAQFVCLFIGFVIGTFPSLYRQAGKEGRNGADLFILALCAAGIFSLMFAGKGMPTVQPNPLVWFLSGATVALGFIVPGMSPSNFLIYFGLYDKMSAAIAAFDFSMLLPFGAGGVLCIILFSKLVAHLFDRHYSKMYHAILGMVVGSSLAIFPTTVFPAFTAAGLAQAGLSFGAAFLFALLLLAAGIACSYAFSKVEDRVSAE; encoded by the coding sequence ATGAAAAACACAAACTGCGAACCGCTTTCAGCGCCGAATGCGACGCCGAGCCTCAAAAATATACTCATCCGCCTTGTCAAAGGCATCCTCATCGGCATCGGCGCCATTTTGCCCGGCCTTTCCGGCGGGGTGCTTTCCGTCATCTTCGGCGTTTATGACCCGATGATACGCTTTTTGTCCCATATCAGGCACCGCTTCAAAGAAAATGTATTCTATTTTTTGCCGATTGGCGTGGGCGGTCTGTTAGGCGTGCTGCTCTTTTCCGTCGTCGTGGTCGCCGCCTTCGGGCGATTTCAGGCGCAATTCGTCTGCCTGTTTATCGGCTTTGTCATCGGCACCTTTCCTTCGCTGTATCGACAGGCGGGAAAAGAAGGGCGCAACGGCGCGGATCTCTTCATCCTTGCACTGTGCGCAGCGGGGATTTTTTCGCTCATGTTCGCCGGCAAGGGAATGCCTACGGTGCAGCCCAATCCGCTCGTCTGGTTTCTTTCCGGCGCCACCGTCGCGCTCGGCTTTATCGTACCAGGCATGAGCCCGAGCAATTTTTTGATCTATTTCGGATTGTACGACAAAATGTCCGCCGCCATTGCCGCATTCGATTTCTCGATGTTGCTTCCTTTCGGCGCCGGCGGCGTTTTATGCATTATTCTATTCTCAAAGTTGGTCGCCCATCTCTTTGATCGACATTACTCAAAAATGTATCATGCCATTCTCGGCATGGTGGTCGGTTCTTCCCTTGCCATCTTCCCGACCACTGTTTTTCCCGCCTTTACCGCGGCGGGATTGGCGCAAGCGGGGCTGTCTTTCGGCGCCGCTTTCCTGTTCGCGCTCCTGCTGCTTGCTGCCGGCATCGCCTGTAGCTATGCGTTCAGCAAGGTCGAAGACCGCGTCTCTGCCGAATAA
- a CDS encoding ABC transporter substrate binding protein has product MKRMRKWIVAVCTLLFLLGPGGAVWAASQEPAAPAKHVSIVLPMDHLALNETRDGIIEVLREKYGDSITIDVKNANGDSSLLNSVMQEVVSQNPDLILPIATGPAQIAATTTKDIPIVFSAVTDPVSAKLCPSWDEAGANCTGVSDMVDFSKILDFAQELYPGLKTVGIVYTSAEVNSIVQVEEAKKIIEERGLTWKEKTITNTSELQQVAESLAPDVDIFYTPTDNNVASAMPTFRQVAERYKKPVFPGATTMVESGGTGTVGLRYADLGRQAGEMAVRILEGSPLSDNPPEKVEKSTKILNRTQAEALGLKVPEDLKNEIEFVESETSKEENNGALTTQLAGALQLGLLYGILGLGLYIPFRILNIPDMTTQGSFTLGMVVAGVLTAAGHPFLAMVAAFLAGGSAGVATGVLHTKFSIPSILAGILTMTGLYTVNLFIMGGKANLSLINMNTIFTPLTNLLGSESLARTLVSLGGAALCVLFFSIFFHTRTGLTLRATGDNDVLVRHSSINTDLMKTLGLAVGNALAGLSGAMICHYNAFADVNMGTGILVVGLAAIIIGETLLGRDGVTKGLLTTIFGSVLYRYIVAIALKFDILPSYGMNLISTAIVIVALMFPSIQRMRERRKKKIRHRALMMRMKENKEWETDPKKPGMRLLEADANTPDVRDGAEEKGAEHEDE; this is encoded by the coding sequence ATGAAACGAATGCGAAAATGGATTGTCGCAGTATGCACGCTGCTTTTTCTCTTGGGACCCGGCGGGGCGGTATGGGCCGCCTCACAAGAACCGGCGGCGCCTGCCAAACACGTTTCCATCGTGCTGCCGATGGATCATCTTGCCCTTAATGAGACGCGGGACGGCATTATTGAGGTGCTGCGGGAAAAATATGGGGATTCCATCACCATCGATGTCAAAAATGCCAATGGAGACTCGTCTCTACTCAACAGTGTGATGCAGGAAGTGGTCTCGCAAAATCCGGATCTGATTCTTCCGATTGCGACGGGTCCGGCACAAATCGCTGCCACGACGACCAAGGATATCCCCATCGTTTTCTCGGCGGTCACCGATCCCGTATCGGCAAAACTCTGTCCGTCGTGGGACGAAGCGGGCGCAAATTGCACCGGCGTGTCCGATATGGTCGATTTTTCGAAGATTCTCGATTTTGCACAGGAACTTTATCCGGGATTAAAGACCGTGGGCATCGTCTACACCTCGGCGGAAGTCAATTCGATTGTGCAGGTGGAAGAGGCGAAAAAAATTATTGAAGAACGCGGTTTGACGTGGAAGGAGAAGACGATCACCAATACGTCCGAGTTGCAGCAGGTGGCGGAGAGTTTGGCGCCGGACGTCGATATCTTCTACACGCCGACGGACAATAATGTCGCTTCCGCCATGCCGACCTTCCGTCAGGTGGCAGAACGCTATAAAAAACCGGTTTTTCCCGGCGCGACGACGATGGTGGAATCCGGCGGCACGGGTACGGTCGGTCTGCGTTACGCCGATCTCGGACGACAGGCGGGCGAAATGGCGGTGCGCATTTTAGAGGGTTCGCCGCTATCCGATAATCCGCCGGAAAAAGTGGAAAAGAGTACGAAGATTCTGAATCGGACACAGGCCGAGGCGCTGGGACTGAAAGTGCCCGAGGACTTAAAAAACGAAATTGAATTTGTCGAATCCGAGACGTCGAAAGAAGAAAATAACGGCGCTCTGACGACGCAGTTGGCGGGCGCGTTGCAGTTGGGACTGCTCTACGGAATTTTGGGGCTGGGTCTGTACATTCCCTTCCGCATTTTGAACATTCCCGATATGACCACGCAGGGCAGTTTTACGCTGGGCATGGTGGTTGCCGGTGTATTGACGGCCGCCGGGCATCCATTTTTGGCAATGGTGGCGGCATTCCTCGCCGGTGGTTCCGCCGGAGTGGCGACCGGAGTCTTACATACGAAGTTTTCCATTCCGTCCATCTTAGCCGGCATCTTGACGATGACCGGATTGTACACCGTGAATTTGTTCATTATGGGCGGAAAGGCGAATTTGTCGCTCATCAATATGAATACGATATTCACGCCCCTGACGAATCTGCTGGGCAGCGAGAGTCTCGCGCGCACCCTCGTCAGCCTTGGCGGCGCGGCGCTGTGCGTGCTCTTCTTTTCGATATTTTTCCATACACGTACCGGTTTGACTCTGCGTGCAACGGGTGACAATGACGTTCTGGTACGCCATTCGTCCATCAATACGGATCTTATGAAAACACTCGGGCTTGCCGTAGGCAACGCACTGGCGGGCCTATCCGGCGCCATGATCTGCCATTACAACGCCTTTGCCGATGTAAATATGGGCACGGGCATCCTCGTCGTGGGATTGGCAGCGATTATTATCGGGGAGACGCTTCTGGGGCGCGACGGGGTCACCAAGGGACTGTTGACGACGATTTTCGGCTCCGTTTTGTACCGCTACATCGTAGCGATTGCGTTGAAATTCGACATTTTGCCCTCGTACGGCATGAACCTGATTTCGACCGCCATCGTTATTGTCGCACTGATGTTCCCGTCGATCCAGCGGATGCGGGAACGGCGCAAGAAAAAGATTCGCCATCGTGCGCTGATGATGCGCATGAAAGAAAATAAAGAATGGGAGACGGACCCGAAAAAACCGGGGATGCGCCTTCTGGAAGCGGATGCGAATACGCCGGATGTACGGGACGGCGCGGAGGAAAAAGGAGCCGAGCATGAAGACGAATAA
- a CDS encoding branched-chain amino acid ABC transporter permease yields the protein MEFFMQLINGLQAGSIYALVALGYTMVYGVAKLINFAHGDIIMVGAYTCLLLVPVTAGMGLPAWVGVIPAVLLCAVLGMLIEHVAYRPLRNSPRISNLISAIGVSLLLQNVAMRVFGTAAKPFPKAVDLGEWMLGAYRIPLASLATIFVTLVLTALLSGFMNRTNLGRAILATSEDAGAAELVGINVDRSISLTFAIGSGLAAIGSLLYLTRYPQVTPLLGSMLGIKAFIAAVLGGIGSIPGAVLGGFILGVVEVLTKAYLDSQLSDAFVFGILIVVLLVKPAGILGNDRVEKV from the coding sequence ATGGAATTTTTCATGCAACTGATCAACGGATTACAGGCGGGCAGTATCTATGCGCTGGTCGCCCTCGGCTACACCATGGTGTACGGCGTGGCGAAGCTCATCAACTTCGCACACGGGGACATCATCATGGTCGGCGCCTATACCTGCCTGCTTTTGGTACCCGTTACCGCCGGCATGGGGCTTCCCGCCTGGGTCGGTGTGATTCCCGCCGTTCTGCTCTGTGCCGTGCTCGGCATGCTCATTGAACATGTGGCCTATCGCCCCTTGCGCAATTCGCCGCGGATTTCCAATCTCATTTCCGCCATCGGCGTGAGTTTGCTCTTACAAAATGTGGCCATGCGCGTATTCGGCACCGCTGCAAAGCCCTTTCCGAAGGCGGTCGACCTCGGCGAATGGATGCTCGGCGCCTATCGCATTCCGCTGGCATCCCTGGCGACCATTTTTGTGACATTGGTGTTAACCGCTTTGCTTTCCGGCTTTATGAATCGCACGAACCTCGGGCGCGCGATCCTTGCCACCAGCGAAGACGCGGGCGCAGCGGAACTCGTCGGCATTAACGTCGATCGTTCCATTTCCCTCACCTTTGCCATCGGTTCCGGCTTGGCGGCGATCGGCTCACTATTGTATTTGACCCGCTACCCGCAGGTTACGCCGCTCTTGGGCTCCATGCTGGGCATTAAAGCCTTTATTGCTGCGGTTTTGGGCGGCATCGGTTCCATTCCGGGGGCGGTGCTCGGCGGCTTTATTTTGGGCGTGGTCGAAGTGCTGACGAAAGCCTATTTGGATTCGCAATTGTCCGATGCCTTTGTATTCGGAATTTTGATTGTGGTGCTCTTGGTCAAGCCGGCAGGCATTTTAGGCAATGACCGCGTGGAGAAAGTGTGA
- a CDS encoding ABC transporter ATP-binding protein: MNEILKLESISLIFGGIHAVEDVSFSLETGSLTGLIGPNGAGKTSVFNVLTGMYVPTSGRVVFDGQSLGKSAPHQLVERGIARTFQNIRLFGYLSILQNILVALNPQMHYSKTEGMFRLPRYWREERAMRDRAMELLALFGLDSVAGQEAASLPYGDQRKLEIARALATHPKLLLLDEPAAGMNPTETEELMRTIALIREQFAITVLLIEHDMKLVLGICERLIVMDHGRVIAQGDPQEVVRRKEVVTAYLGEEGGEDGLVGSA; this comes from the coding sequence ATGAATGAGATTTTGAAACTGGAATCGATCAGCTTGATTTTCGGCGGCATTCACGCCGTGGAGGACGTCAGCTTTTCCTTGGAAACCGGCAGCCTGACGGGACTGATCGGGCCGAACGGCGCCGGGAAGACATCCGTTTTTAACGTTTTGACCGGAATGTATGTGCCGACGTCGGGACGCGTGGTCTTTGATGGACAATCTTTGGGAAAGAGCGCGCCGCATCAACTGGTGGAACGCGGCATTGCGCGCACCTTTCAGAATATCCGCCTGTTCGGTTATCTTTCCATCCTGCAGAATATCTTGGTGGCGCTCAATCCGCAGATGCACTACAGCAAGACCGAGGGGATGTTCCGCCTGCCGCGCTACTGGCGCGAAGAACGGGCGATGCGGGACCGGGCGATGGAATTGTTGGCCTTGTTCGGATTGGACAGCGTTGCGGGACAGGAAGCCGCATCGCTGCCGTATGGAGACCAACGGAAATTGGAAATTGCACGAGCGCTGGCGACACATCCGAAGCTGTTGCTGTTGGATGAACCGGCGGCTGGCATGAATCCGACGGAAACGGAAGAATTGATGCGAACGATCGCACTGATTCGCGAGCAGTTTGCAATCACTGTGCTTTTGATTGAACACGACATGAAATTGGTGCTGGGCATTTGCGAGCGGCTGATCGTTATGGATCACGGGCGCGTAATCGCCCAGGGCGATCCGCAGGAAGTGGTGCGTCGCAAGGAAGTCGTTACCGCCTATTTGGGCGAAGAAGGAGGAGAAGATGGCCTTGTTGGAAGTGCATAA
- a CDS encoding ABC transporter ATP-binding protein, producing MALLEVHNLHVSYGAIHAVKGVSLRVEEGEIVSLIGANGAGKTTTLQTISGLLPAKEGEVLFAGKSLRKKRAHEILKAGIAQVPEGRRIFRALSVEDNLKLGAYASKESLGEQQERLARILKVFPILRERREQEAGTLSGGEQQMLAIGRAMMSHPRLIILDEPSMGLSPLFVKEVFRVIRHLHEEGVSLLVVEQNARMAMQVSDRVYVLETGTIVAEGTAAEMEADESVRRAYLGA from the coding sequence ATGGCCTTGTTGGAAGTGCATAATCTCCATGTCAGCTACGGCGCGATCCATGCCGTCAAAGGGGTCAGCCTCCGCGTGGAAGAAGGCGAGATCGTATCGCTGATCGGTGCGAACGGCGCCGGAAAGACGACGACGCTGCAGACGATTTCGGGACTGCTTCCGGCAAAAGAAGGCGAGGTACTGTTTGCCGGGAAGAGTCTGCGTAAAAAGCGTGCCCACGAAATTTTGAAGGCGGGCATTGCACAGGTGCCAGAGGGACGTCGGATTTTTCGCGCGCTCAGCGTGGAGGATAATTTGAAATTGGGCGCGTATGCCAGCAAGGAATCACTTGGCGAACAACAGGAAAGACTGGCACGCATTCTGAAAGTGTTTCCCATTTTACGTGAGCGGCGGGAACAGGAAGCCGGCACCCTTTCCGGCGGTGAGCAGCAGATGCTTGCCATCGGCCGTGCGATGATGTCGCATCCACGCCTCATCATCCTGGATGAGCCGTCGATGGGACTGTCGCCGCTGTTTGTAAAAGAGGTCTTTCGCGTGATTCGCCACTTGCACGAAGAAGGAGTTTCCCTGCTTGTCGTGGAACAAAATGCCCGCATGGCGATGCAGGTTTCCGACCGCGTTTATGTGTTGGAAACGGGCACCATCGTGGCGGAAGGGACGGCGGCGGAAATGGAAGCGGATGAAAGCGTACGCCGTGCGTATCTGGGCGCATAA
- a CDS encoding branched-chain amino acid ABC transporter permease: MTRNKKQTYVATVFLLLFLYFVLAGLQKDGILSNMLGADRGIIRSHWSSVINFICINIILATSLNITVGCLGQINLGHAGFMSVGAYAGALFLKAVPWEGAAAYFPALLIGGLCAGVVGFLIGIPALRLKGDYLAIITLGFGEIIRVLIQYFDFTGGAQGLQGIPKMQNFTLIFFLMCASVALMFSIMTSRHGRVVLAIREDEIAAAAAGVDTTRTKTFAFTLSAVFAGIAGTMYAANIGAITAAYFDYNQSINLLVMVVLGGMGSFTGSTLSAIVLTLLPELLRSFNEYRMILYALILVLLMIFRPMGLLGREEFQLSKVIARLFPPKTREAAKNRATTPDHRRQTKGAGDE; encoded by the coding sequence ATGACAAGAAATAAGAAGCAAACCTACGTTGCCACCGTTTTTCTGTTGCTTTTCCTCTACTTTGTCCTCGCCGGTCTGCAAAAAGACGGCATTTTAAGCAATATGTTGGGCGCGGATCGCGGCATCATCCGTTCGCACTGGAGCTCGGTCATTAATTTCATCTGTATCAATATTATATTGGCGACCAGCTTGAACATCACCGTGGGTTGTCTGGGGCAAATTAACTTGGGTCATGCCGGTTTTATGAGTGTCGGCGCCTATGCCGGCGCACTTTTCCTGAAAGCTGTGCCCTGGGAGGGAGCTGCCGCGTACTTCCCGGCGCTGCTCATCGGTGGGCTTTGCGCGGGTGTCGTCGGTTTTCTGATCGGCATCCCAGCACTGCGCCTGAAAGGCGATTACTTGGCCATTATCACCCTCGGATTCGGAGAAATTATTCGCGTGCTCATTCAATACTTCGACTTCACCGGCGGGGCGCAGGGGCTGCAGGGCATTCCCAAAATGCAGAATTTCACGCTGATTTTCTTTTTAATGTGCGCCAGTGTCGCCCTGATGTTTTCCATCATGACGAGTCGCCATGGTCGCGTCGTTCTGGCAATTCGCGAGGACGAAATTGCCGCCGCCGCAGCCGGTGTCGATACGACGCGCACCAAGACCTTCGCTTTTACCCTATCCGCCGTATTCGCCGGCATCGCTGGGACGATGTATGCTGCGAACATCGGTGCCATCACCGCCGCATATTTCGATTATAATCAGTCAATCAACCTGCTGGTCATGGTCGTCTTGGGCGGCATGGGTTCCTTTACCGGCTCTACCCTTTCCGCCATTGTGCTGACACTGTTGCCGGAACTGCTGCGCAGCTTCAACGAGTACCGCATGATCCTCTACGCTCTGATTCTAGTTTTGTTGATGATCTTCCGCCCGATGGGGCTGCTTGGGCGCGAGGAGTTTCAGCTGTCGAAAGTCATAGCTCGGCTATTCCCGCCGAAGACGCGAGAAGCGGCGAAGAACCGCGCGACAACTCCGGACCATCGGCGGCAAACGAAGGGAGCGGGCGATGAATGA